Part of the Fibrobacter sp. genome, ACCTGATGCTGCGTGAAATCGGCGTCAAGGGCCAGAAGCGCATCAAGGCCGCAAAAGTGGTGGTCGCTGGCGCAGGTGCGCTCGGTTCTCCCGTAATCCAGTACCTTGCCGCTGCGGGTGTGGGCACCATCAAGGTCATCGATTTTGACGAAGTGTCGCTTGAAAACCTGCAGAGCCAAGTACTTCACGGCACACGCGATATCAAGCGCCCGAAAGTCGCATCGGCAAAGGACAAGGTCAAGAACATAAACAAGAACATTGAGCTCGTCGCCGAAAAAGTAAAACTCGATTCCTCGAACATCCTGGAAGAAATCGACGGCTACGATTTGGTGGTCGACTGTTCCGACAATTACAAGGCGCGCTACCTGATCAACGACGCATGCGCATTGCACGGCATTCCCGTGGTGTTCGGCGCTATCTACCAGTTCGAAGGCCAAGTGAGCGTATTCAATCTGGATGGTGGCCCGTGCTACCGTTGCCAATTCCCGTCTCCCCCGCCGGCAGGGCTCATTCCCTCTTGCTCCGAGGGTGGCGCCATCAGCCCGCTTCCCGGTATCGTCGGGAGCATTCAGGCGAACGAAGCGCTCAAACTCATCTTGGGCATTGGCGAGCACTTGAACGGAAAGCTCCTGCATATCGACAGCCTGAACTTGACTTCGAGAATCCTCAAGGTGGAACGCAACAGGGCATGCCCCATTTGCGGGAGCAACCCGACCATCACCGACGTGGAAGAAATCGATTACGAGGAACTTTGCGGGCTCAAGACGGAAAATGAAATTCCAGTGGAAGGCTTTACGCCCGAAGAACTTGCGAAGAAGATTGAAAATGGCGACCCGATGACAATCGTGGATGTTCGCGAACCGCATGAACGCGCAATTCTGCGATTCCCGAACGCCATCGTGATTCCCATCGGGCAGCTCGCCCGCAGGCAAAAAGAACTCGACCCGAACAAGGATACGGTCTTTATCTGCAAGCAGGGCAAGCGCAGCATCCTCGCGATAAACACCCTGCGCGAAGCCGGTTACACGGGCCCGCTTTACAACCTGAAGGGCGGTGTCGACGCCATGAAGGACATCATGTTCTCGCATGAAGGAGCATGGCTGTAAAATTTTTTGCACGATTTTCCTATAAAACTTATAGGTAAAAACAATAACATGGACAATTACCAACAAACTCACAACAAGAGGTAAACCACAATGGCTAATGAAGCTACAGAAAAGAAAACTGGCATCAACGCGCTCGGCGCAAAGGCTGCCTACAACCTTGCCAACGTCACCAAGACCAAGCCGCAATTCGCGTCCATCACTCCGAAGTGGCTTACCAAGTTCCTTGAATTCAAGGGCCTTGAAACCGGTCTGTTCCGCGTGAACAAGGTCGTGGAAGGCGAAACCCCGCTGGACGTGCTCTGCAGCCAGACCAAGAAATCCGACATCATCCCGGAAGGCTACGTCGAATACGAAACCGAACCGCGCGAATACAAGCTCAACTCCATCTCCACGATCATCAACGTCAACACCGCGATCGAAGATGTTTACAGCTCCCCGTATGACCAGGTTCAGAAACAGCTCGGCCTCGCCATCGAATCGCTGCGCGAACGTCAGGAAAGCCAGCTCATCAACAACGATGATTACGGCCTGTTGAAGAACGTCGCTGACTCCCAGCGCATCCAGCCGATCCGCGCCGACGGCCGCCCGACTCCGGACGATCTCGACGAACTCATCACGAAGGTTTGGAAGGAACCGTCCTTCTTCCTCGCCCACCCGCGTGCCATCGCCGCCTTCGAACGCGAATGCACCCGCCGTGGCGTGCCGCCTGTTGTCGTGGACATCGCCGGTGGCAAGTTCCTCACCTGGCGCGGCATCCCGCTGATTCCGACGAACAAGCTCCTTGTGGACGGCGTGAAGGATCCGAAGTCCCAGGGCGGCAAGACGAACATCTTGCTGGTGCGTACTGGCGAAGCCAAGCGCGGCGTGATTGGCCTGTTCCAGGCCGGTCTCAAGAACGAACACTCTCGCGGCCTTTCCGTGCGTTTCCGCGGTATCGACAACAAGGGTGTCGCTTCTTACCTGCTTTCCCTGTACTGCTCTGCGGCTATCCTTGCCGACGACGCCATTGCAGTCCTTGAAGATGTAGAGGTTGGCGAATACTATGACTACGAATAATCCAGAAACCAGATCGCTGGAAGAACTCGCCGGAGTTCCCAACGCGGCTGAACTGGAGCAATTGGCAAATGCGTATTTCCCCGACTTGACGGATAACGCATACGCAGCAACCCCCGCAGCGCCCGAAGCGCAGAACGCTTCCGCTGCACAGGGCGTCAGTGCCGCCCAGGGTGCCGCAGCCATCAACCAGACTCCCGTTTTCGACTGGGAACATCCTTTTGCTGAACGCCCTGAAACCCAGGCTCCGTTTGCATACGGCGGAAGTTCTACGGACACTTGGCTGGGTACGGTGGAAGCTCCCGCAGCTCCTGAAGCGCAGTTCTTGCCGCAGCAGGGTGATGTGGCGGTGGCTCCGGCACCTGCAACCGGTTACTCTCCGAAAGTCGTGTCCAAGACACAGGCTTACGAAGCTGGCCGCAAGGTAGATGCGCCCACGTCTCTCGGCGGTGATTCCGCCAAGAACGCTTCTGCAGCCCCGTCCGGAAATTCCAGGAACGATTCCATCCGCATCGGCTCCAAGACCCTGTCGCAGATCCGCGCCGACTTCCCGATTCTTTCGAAGCAAATCAACGGACATCCGCTGGTATGGCTCGATAACGGTGCTACGACGCAGAGGCCGCAGCAGGTCATTGACCGCCTCAAGTATTACTACGAAAACGAGAACTCCAACGTCCACCGCGGTGCACACACGCTTGCCGCCGCTTCGACGGACGCATACGAGAACGCCCGCGACATTGTCCGCGACTTCATTGGCGCTCCCTCGGCCGAAGAAATCGTTTTCGTGCGCGGTACCACCGAAGCCATCAACCTGGTCGCGAACGCTTACGTGAAGCCGACTCTCCAGCCGGGCGACGAAATCATCGTCTCCATCTTGGAACACCACGCCAACATTGTTCCTTGGCAACTTATAGCCGAAGAAACGGGCGCGATTATCAAGGTGATTCCGTGTGATTCCACCGGTCAGCTCAAACTCCACGATTACGAAGCCTTGTTCACGAAGCGCACCAAGTTCGTCTCCGTGACTCACGTTTCGAAC contains:
- the moeB gene encoding molybdopterin-synthase adenylyltransferase MoeB; amino-acid sequence: MKIYISATLRNFFGKNAQVEIPASSVRKALAILLDMYPDAKNVLYDDNNKLRNFIQIYINNKSLALDALWETPLPEDTEILLLPAIAGGAPIVDNTSVDSLISDERRKAVSFDDSEVERFGRHLMLREIGVKGQKRIKAAKVVVAGAGALGSPVIQYLAAAGVGTIKVIDFDEVSLENLQSQVLHGTRDIKRPKVASAKDKVKNINKNIELVAEKVKLDSSNILEEIDGYDLVVDCSDNYKARYLINDACALHGIPVVFGAIYQFEGQVSVFNLDGGPCYRCQFPSPPPAGLIPSCSEGGAISPLPGIVGSIQANEALKLILGIGEHLNGKLLHIDSLNLTSRILKVERNRACPICGSNPTITDVEEIDYEELCGLKTENEIPVEGFTPEELAKKIENGDPMTIVDVREPHERAILRFPNAIVIPIGQLARRQKELDPNKDTVFICKQGKRSILAINTLREAGYTGPLYNLKGGVDAMKDIMFSHEGAWL
- a CDS encoding family 2A encapsulin nanocompartment shell protein translates to MANEATEKKTGINALGAKAAYNLANVTKTKPQFASITPKWLTKFLEFKGLETGLFRVNKVVEGETPLDVLCSQTKKSDIIPEGYVEYETEPREYKLNSISTIINVNTAIEDVYSSPYDQVQKQLGLAIESLRERQESQLINNDDYGLLKNVADSQRIQPIRADGRPTPDDLDELITKVWKEPSFFLAHPRAIAAFERECTRRGVPPVVVDIAGGKFLTWRGIPLIPTNKLLVDGVKDPKSQGGKTNILLVRTGEAKRGVIGLFQAGLKNEHSRGLSVRFRGIDNKGVASYLLSLYCSAAILADDAIAVLEDVEVGEYYDYE
- a CDS encoding SufS family cysteine desulfurase translates to MTTNNPETRSLEELAGVPNAAELEQLANAYFPDLTDNAYAATPAAPEAQNASAAQGVSAAQGAAAINQTPVFDWEHPFAERPETQAPFAYGGSSTDTWLGTVEAPAAPEAQFLPQQGDVAVAPAPATGYSPKVVSKTQAYEAGRKVDAPTSLGGDSAKNASAAPSGNSRNDSIRIGSKTLSQIRADFPILSKQINGHPLVWLDNGATTQRPQQVIDRLKYYYENENSNVHRGAHTLAAASTDAYENARDIVRDFIGAPSAEEIVFVRGTTEAINLVANAYVKPTLQPGDEIIVSILEHHANIVPWQLIAEETGAIIKVIPCDSTGQLKLHDYEALFTKRTKFVSVTHVSNVLGTVTPIEELIAIAHRHGVRILIDGAQSIAHIPVNVSALDADFFVFSGHKVFAPTGIGVVYGKKELLEAARPYHGGGNMIADVTFERTIYNGIPNKFEAGTGSIADAVGLGEALKYLSEIGMPCVFRWEHELLQYGLKELKTVKGLHLVGTALNKASALAFKLDGYSDEEVGKRLDAYGVAVRTGHHCAQPVLRHFGYESTVRPTLALYNSPDDIDALVRALKTFA